TATTGTTTTTTCTTGGTCTTAATTTCAGCAGCAATGATATCACCATAGTCGTAAAAATCGCTGTTGACATAGTATTCATTATAAATAAAACTAAGTGTGTCGTTGTTGTTTAATCTATTGATACTGAATTGGTCTTTAAATGCTCTTTCTAATTTTTCGGTAAGTGAGGCATCTAAATTAAGTGTTTTTAATGTTTTACTTAAAGAACGATTGATTGCAAAACGAATATTTTTTTGTAGAGTATCAATTGGTTTGTTATAGAAAGATATTTTTAAAGTATCTCTTACATCTGCAATTAAATACTCCGTTGCGTTTAGTTTGAAAGCAATATAGTTTGCCGTAAAATTACTGTCGGTTTCTTTTTTAAAAACAAAATATTCTTGATTAGGTTTTACGGTGCTAAAATCGTAGTAGTCTTTAGTTTTCTTTACAAAAGATTGATACTGTTTTGTGCTAATGTTATTCTGCTTGAAAATATTTTGTAGTTTATCTTTCTTAGAAAAATCGTAGCCATCAACAATCATACTATCTGCAACAATACCTAAAAATTTATGATGAAAAGTATCGATGCAGACTTCCATTAAATCTTTATTGTAAGAATAGGTTTTGTTTTTATACTGATTAATAGTATTCGATTTGATGTTATAATAGCTAAATCCTAAAACACTTGACAATAGCAAAGCAAACAATATTATAAAATGTCCTTTTTTCATTAGGATATAAAAATACTATTTGTTTAAATTATTCTTTGTTAATATTTGTAATGGATAAATACGCTCGATATAAGTACCAAAGCATCATAATACAAAAGATAGCACTACTTACTAAAACCATGGTCTTGTTTGTAGCAATTAAAAAATAGACCATAGGTATATAGAGTAGTATTCTTATTGCTTCTAATGCGATATAAATTTTTTGCTTAGTGAATAAATTGCCTAATGTAATTGCAGAAAAGAAAACAAATGCACCAATAAAGTATTGCATATTCAAGTTGATGTCGTCTTTTTTAAAGAGTAAGAAAGAAACAATAGCTAAAAGTAAAACAAACTGTATTGCAATGT
Above is a genomic segment from Chitinophagales bacterium containing:
- a CDS encoding M23 family metallopeptidase; protein product: MKKGHFIILFALLLSSVLGFSYYNIKSNTINQYKNKTYSYNKDLMEVCIDTFHHKFLGIVADSMIVDGYDFSKKDKLQNIFKQNNISTKQYQSFVKKTKDYYDFSTVKPNQEYFVFKKETDSNFTANYIAFKLNATEYLIADVRDTLKISFYNKPIDTLQKNIRFAINRSLSKTLKTLNLDASLTEKLERAFKDQFSINRLNNNDTLSFIYNEYYVNSDFYDYGDIIAAEIKTKKKQYFTVQYFIAEDSTNYYLDEKGKYNRMAFLKSPLEKGRLASRYNLTRMHPVLQEIRPHLGTDFAAPTGTPILATASGKILEARFKENNGNYIKIKHNRTYTTQYLHMSRFAKGIRAGKFVKQGEVIGYVGSTGLSTGPHVCYRFWKNGEQVDPFKEKLNVQSVIPKKEEKHFNEYVLHLKEHFEHIPLLIEEKAI